The proteins below are encoded in one region of Roseovarius bejariae:
- a CDS encoding RluA family pseudouridine synthase — translation MSRVQTITVAQADADQRLDRWLRRQFPHVPQGRIEKMCRKGELRVDGGRVKANTRLEAGQSVRVPPLPEPGETAPREATAVSPSDAKMIQSCVIYRDDHIIALNKPPGLPVQGGSKQSRHVDGLAEALRFGAEEKPRLVHRLDKDTSGVLIMARTRAVAKALTASFRHRNTRKIYWAAVAGVPSPRMGTIKFGLVKAPGHGSKGEGEKMLCLHPRDVEATEGAKHATSDYAVIEAAGGRCAWVALVPVTGRTHQLRAHMAEIGHPIVGDGKYGGSGQENLGDGWGAQLGGELSRKLHLHARSLTLEHPVTKATLHLTAPMPDHMQRTWDMFQWQTSEAPDDPFEELS, via the coding sequence ATGAGCCGGGTACAGACCATCACGGTTGCGCAGGCGGATGCCGATCAGCGGCTGGACCGCTGGTTGCGGCGGCAGTTTCCGCATGTGCCCCAAGGGCGGATCGAAAAGATGTGCCGCAAGGGGGAGTTGCGCGTGGATGGTGGCCGGGTGAAGGCCAACACGCGGCTGGAGGCCGGGCAGAGCGTGCGCGTTCCGCCGCTGCCCGAGCCGGGCGAGACCGCGCCGCGAGAGGCCACCGCCGTCAGTCCGTCGGATGCGAAGATGATCCAAAGCTGCGTCATCTACCGCGACGATCACATTATCGCGCTGAACAAGCCGCCGGGGTTGCCGGTGCAGGGTGGCAGCAAGCAGAGCCGCCATGTGGATGGCTTGGCCGAGGCGCTGCGGTTCGGAGCCGAGGAAAAGCCGCGGCTGGTGCATCGGCTGGACAAGGATACCTCGGGCGTCTTGATCATGGCGCGGACGCGGGCGGTGGCCAAGGCGCTGACCGCCTCGTTCCGTCACCGCAATACACGCAAGATTTACTGGGCCGCCGTGGCCGGGGTGCCGAGCCCCCGGATGGGGACGATCAAGTTCGGTCTCGTCAAGGCGCCGGGGCATGGATCAAAGGGTGAAGGCGAAAAGATGCTGTGCCTGCATCCCCGCGATGTCGAGGCCACGGAAGGCGCCAAGCACGCGACAAGCGATTACGCGGTGATCGAGGCCGCGGGCGGGCGCTGTGCCTGGGTGGCGCTGGTGCCGGTGACGGGGCGGACCCATCAGCTTCGGGCGCATATGGCCGAGATCGGGCACCCCATCGTGGGGGATGGCAAATACGGCGGGTCGGGGCAGGAAAACCTTGGCGATGGCTGGGGTGCGCAACTGGGCGGGGAATTGAGCCGCAAACTGCATCTGCATGCCCGGTCGCTGACGCTGGAGCATCCTGTGACCAAGGCGACGCTGCACCTGACGGCCCCGATGCCGGATCACATGCAGCGCACTTGGGACATGTTCCAGTGGCAGACCTCCGAGGCCCCCGACGACCCCTTCGAGGAGCTGTCATGA
- the crcB gene encoding fluoride efflux transporter CrcB, protein MIMSFLQVALGGALGAMLRFAVGLGALRFAAPGFPVGVLLVNVLGSFLMGAFAMYSFHRGVQHLNPFVMTGLLGGFTTFSAFSLEAFTLYERGQVMAAGLYVALSVVLSLGALVMGVWVARGLWA, encoded by the coding sequence ATGATCATGAGTTTTCTTCAAGTGGCGCTGGGCGGGGCCCTCGGGGCGATGCTGCGCTTTGCCGTGGGCCTTGGGGCCTTGCGGTTTGCCGCGCCCGGGTTTCCCGTCGGGGTGCTTTTGGTGAATGTGCTGGGCTCGTTCCTGATGGGGGCGTTTGCGATGTATTCCTTCCATCGCGGGGTGCAGCACCTCAACCCCTTCGTGATGACCGGGCTGCTGGGCGGGTTCACCACCTTTTCGGCGTTTTCGCTTGAGGCCTTCACGCTGTATGAGCGGGGGCAGGTCATGGCGGCGGGGCTTTATGTGGCCCTGTCCGTGGTCCTGTCGCTGGGGGCCTTGGTCATGGGCGTCTGGGTCGCAAGGGGGCTATGGGCATGA